TGCGCCTGGACCAGGTCCAGCCGGCCGGCAAACCACGCATGGACGGCCGCGACTTCGCCAACGGCTACCGACCGGAACGGCTGGGCTCGTGAGCGAGGAGGACCAGGTGGACACCACCGCCGCAGAGGGGGCCGACCGCGAGGGCGTCGCCGCCCGGCAGACCGCCCTCGTCATCGTCATGCAGGTCCACGAGAACGACGCGTGGGCCTCACCCGTGGCCGACCGGATCCTCTCCAAGAGCCCCCTGGACCAGCAGGACCGGAACTTCGCGGCCAACCTGGCGTTCTCGACGCTGCGCTGGGAGGGCACCCTGGACTGGGTCCTGGCCAACGCCGTGTCCCGTGGCCTGGAGGCCGTCGAGCCCACGCTGCTGGACCTGCTGCGCATCGCCACCTGGGAGCTGCTGCACGGCAACCAACCCGTCCACGCCGTCGTCGACTCCCACGTCGAGGTCGCCCGCGTGGTCGTGGGCCAGCGCGCCACCGGCTTCGTCAACGGGGTGCTGCGCAACATCGCCCGCCGCATCGACGACCTGCCGTGGCCCGACGAGGCCACCGACATGGGCCTCGGCCTGAAGTACGGCTATCCGTCGTGGGTCGCCCACGCCGCGGTCAAGCGCTTCGGCGACGAACGCGCCGCGGAGGTGCTGGACGCCGGCAACCGTCCGGCGCCGCTGGTGCTGCGTGCCGTCGCCCCACGCGAGGACGTGCTGGCCGCGCTGGCCGCCGAGGGCATCGACGCCGAGCCGGGCACGATGGCCCGCGACGCGATCGTGCTGGCCGACCGCATCCAGCCCGGCCGGCTCGCCGTCATCCGCGACGGCCTGGCGATCGTGCAGGACCAGGCCTCACAGGTCATCGGCCAGACCGCCGCCGAGGGGCTGCCAGCGGGGGCCACGGCCATCGACCTGTGCGCCGCTCCCGGCGGCAAGTCGACCCACCTGGCGCAGCAGGGCCTGCAGGTCACCGCCGTGGACCGCCATGCCGGACGGCTGCGACGCGCGGCGGAGATGGCCGACCGCCTCGGGCTGGAGATGGCCACTGTCACCGGCGACGGGGCCACCGTCGACCTCCCCGAGGGGGTCGACCTCGTCCTGGTCGACGCGCCCTGCTCGGGACTCGGCGTGGTCCGACGCCGACCCGAGCTGCGCTGGCGTCGCAGCCGGGAGGACGTGACATCGATGACCGCCGTGCAGCAGCAGCTGCTCCAACGAGCGGTGGATCTCGTCCGGCCGGGTGGACGGGTGGTCTACTCGGTGTGCACCTGGACCTCCGACGAAGCCGATGACGTGGTCGCCCACGCCGTCGACGGTGGTCGCGTCACGGTGGCTGACGTCCCACAGGTGGGGACACCCACCCGGTTCGGCGTGCAGATGGCGCCCGACCGCGACGAGGGAGATGGCATGTACATAGCGGTCCTGGAACGAACGGCGGAGGTGTCGTGACTGCGGACAGGATCCTGGTCGTCGACAACGAGGCGGACATCCGGCGGTTCATCGAGGTGAACCTGCGGCTGGAGGGCTTCGAGGTCGTCTCGGCCCCCGACGGCGAGGAGGGCCTCGCAGCGGCGTTCGAGGTCGACCCCAGCCTGGTCCTCCTGGACGTGATGATGCCGGGCATCGACGGCATCGAGGTCTGCCGTCGGTTGCGTGCCGACCCCCGGACCAGCCACGTCCCCGTGATCCTCCTCACCGCCAAGTCGATGACCGTCGACAAGGTCGTCGGGCTGGCCGCGGGCGCCGACGACTACGTCCTGAAGCCCTTCGACCCGATGGAGCTCGTCGCCCGCGTGCGCACCACCATGCGTCGCGCTGCGGACCTGCGAGGTGCCTCCCCCCTCACCGGGTTGCCGGGCAACCACCGCATCGAAGGCGAGATCGCCCGGCGGCTGGACCAGGGGCAGGACATCGCCGTCGCCTACGTCGACCTCAACAACTTCAAGGCCTACAACGACCACTACGGCTTCCTCGAGGGCGACAAGGTCATCCAGGCCACCGCCCAGGTGCTGCGGGACGTCCTGACCGGGACCGCCTACGCCGAGGCGTTCCTCGGCCACATCGGTGGCGACGACTTCGTCATGTTGTTCGACCCCGTGCAGGCCGACGACGTCTGCAGCGAGTCGATCCGACGGTTCGACGAGATGATCCCGACCCTGTACGCCCCCGAGGACCGCGAACGTGGGTACCTCGAGCTGCGGGACCGTCGCGGGGAGATGCGGCGGTTCGGCCTGGTCTCCATCGCCATCGGCGTGACGACCAACGCCCACCGCACCTTCCTGGACCACCGCGACATCGTCGCCGTGGCCACGGAGATGAAGACGCACGTGAAGAGCGCACACCCCGACACGTCGGCCTACGCGCTGGACGGTCGCACGGGCTGACGCCGTGGCGTCGCCGCGTAGCGTGGGGACGTGACCCTCCCCCGTGACATCGAGATGCTGGACCACGCCTTCGTGCTGGCCGAGCACGGTCGCGGACGGACGTGTCCCAACCCGTTCGTCGGCTGCGTCATCGCCGACGCCGACGGCACCATGGTGGGGGAGGGGTGGACCCAGCCGGCCGGCGGCTCCCACGCCGAGGTCGTGGCGCTGGCGATGGCCGGCGATCGCGCCCGCGGCGGCACCGCCTGGGTGACGCTGGAGCCGTGCAACCACCACGGTCGCACCCCACCGTGCAGCCAGGCGCTGCTCGACGCCGGGATCGCCCGCCTCGTGTACGCGCTGTCCGACCCCAACCCCGTGGCGATCGGCGGCGGGACGATGCTGGCCGAGGCAGGGGTCGAGGTCGTCCCCGACGCCGCCGTCGACCGGGCCCGCCAGCAGCACGAGATCTTCCTCCACGGCATCGCGACCGGGCGCCCGTTCGTGATCCTCAAGACCGCGACCAGCCTCGACGGGCGCATCGCCGACCACACCGGCACGTCGCAGTGGATCACCGGTCCGGCCACCCGCGCCCGCGGCCACGAGCTGCGTCGCGAGGTCGACGCCGTCCTCGTCGGGTCCGCCACGGCGCTGGCCGACGACCCATCGCTGACGGTTCGGTTGCCGGGCTGGGACGGGCCGCAGCCACGTCGGGTCGTGCTCGACCGCCGAGGTCGTA
The nucleotide sequence above comes from Euzebya pacifica. Encoded proteins:
- the ribD gene encoding bifunctional diaminohydroxyphosphoribosylaminopyrimidine deaminase/5-amino-6-(5-phosphoribosylamino)uracil reductase RibD; translated protein: MTLPRDIEMLDHAFVLAEHGRGRTCPNPFVGCVIADADGTMVGEGWTQPAGGSHAEVVALAMAGDRARGGTAWVTLEPCNHHGRTPPCSQALLDAGIARLVYALSDPNPVAIGGGTMLAEAGVEVVPDAAVDRARQQHEIFLHGIATGRPFVILKTATSLDGRIADHTGTSQWITGPATRARGHELRREVDAVLVGSATALADDPSLTVRLPGWDGPQPRRVVLDRRGRTEGADLKLFTDGLAPTTVLDSPDPAAALATLWELGVHSVLVEGGAGVAGAFVAAGLVDRYVLHLGNVLLGEGLGALSTRVALPDAPRLRLVSAELSGDDVVLTAYPRTP
- a CDS encoding RsmB/NOP family class I SAM-dependent RNA methyltransferase, whose protein sequence is MSEEDQVDTTAAEGADREGVAARQTALVIVMQVHENDAWASPVADRILSKSPLDQQDRNFAANLAFSTLRWEGTLDWVLANAVSRGLEAVEPTLLDLLRIATWELLHGNQPVHAVVDSHVEVARVVVGQRATGFVNGVLRNIARRIDDLPWPDEATDMGLGLKYGYPSWVAHAAVKRFGDERAAEVLDAGNRPAPLVLRAVAPREDVLAALAAEGIDAEPGTMARDAIVLADRIQPGRLAVIRDGLAIVQDQASQVIGQTAAEGLPAGATAIDLCAAPGGKSTHLAQQGLQVTAVDRHAGRLRRAAEMADRLGLEMATVTGDGATVDLPEGVDLVLVDAPCSGLGVVRRRPELRWRRSREDVTSMTAVQQQLLQRAVDLVRPGGRVVYSVCTWTSDEADDVVAHAVDGGRVTVADVPQVGTPTRFGVQMAPDRDEGDGMYIAVLERTAEVS
- a CDS encoding GGDEF domain-containing response regulator; the protein is MTADRILVVDNEADIRRFIEVNLRLEGFEVVSAPDGEEGLAAAFEVDPSLVLLDVMMPGIDGIEVCRRLRADPRTSHVPVILLTAKSMTVDKVVGLAAGADDYVLKPFDPMELVARVRTTMRRAADLRGASPLTGLPGNHRIEGEIARRLDQGQDIAVAYVDLNNFKAYNDHYGFLEGDKVIQATAQVLRDVLTGTAYAEAFLGHIGGDDFVMLFDPVQADDVCSESIRRFDEMIPTLYAPEDRERGYLELRDRRGEMRRFGLVSIAIGVTTNAHRTFLDHRDIVAVATEMKTHVKSAHPDTSAYALDGRTG